In one Streptomyces venezuelae genomic region, the following are encoded:
- the ligA gene encoding NAD-dependent DNA ligase LigA, which yields MAVEQQGSVPAEAQDQHAQLAEQIEEHRFRYYVKDQPVVSDAEFDKLLRSLEALEEEHPELRTPDSPTQKVSGSYETEFTAVEHRERMLSLDNAFDDAELAAWADRVAKEAGTPDFHLLCELKVDGLAVNLTYEDGKLTRAATRGDGRTGEDITPNVRTIADIPQRLAGDRVPALVEIRGEVFFPMEKFEELNARLVEAGDKPFANPRNAAAGSLRQKDPRVTATRPLHMVVHGIGAREGLDIDCLSHAYELLHEWGLPTAKHNKVVEGLEGVRDFITYFGENRHSVEHEIDGVVVKLDEIPLQGRLGSTSRAPRWAIAWKYAPEEVNTKLINIRVGVGRTGRVTPYAQVEPVTVAGSEVEFATLHNQDVVKKKGVFIGDTVVIRKAGDVIPEILGPVVDLRDGTEREFVMPAECPECGTALRPMKEGDIDLRCPNAQSCPAQLRERLFYLAGRKSLDIENFGYVAAAALTRPLEPAEPPILDEGDIFDLKVEELLPIKSYVLDQDSGLPKRDPKTGEEKVVTFFANQKGEAKKNTLAMLENIAAAKERPLARVLTGLSIRHVGPVAAEALAREFRSIDRIDQATEEELAAVEGVGSTIAASLKQWFAEDWHREILRKWREAGVRMEEESSGEDEGPRPLAGLTVVVTGTLEHHTRDGAKEALQSRGAKVTGSVSKKTSFVVVGDNPGSKYDKAMQVKVPVLNEEGFSVLLEQGPDAAREVALPTEE from the coding sequence GTGGCTGTCGAACAGCAAGGCTCTGTGCCCGCCGAGGCACAGGATCAGCATGCCCAGCTGGCCGAGCAGATCGAGGAGCACCGCTTCCGGTATTACGTGAAGGACCAACCGGTCGTCAGCGATGCCGAGTTCGACAAGCTCCTGCGCTCCCTCGAAGCGCTGGAGGAGGAGCACCCCGAGCTCCGCACCCCCGACTCGCCGACCCAGAAGGTCTCGGGTTCGTACGAGACGGAGTTCACCGCCGTCGAGCACCGCGAGCGCATGCTGTCCCTGGACAACGCGTTCGACGACGCGGAGCTCGCCGCCTGGGCCGACCGCGTCGCCAAGGAGGCCGGCACCCCGGACTTCCACCTCCTGTGCGAGCTGAAGGTCGACGGCCTCGCGGTCAACCTCACGTACGAGGACGGGAAGCTGACCCGCGCCGCGACCAGGGGCGACGGCCGCACCGGCGAGGACATCACGCCGAACGTCCGCACGATCGCCGACATCCCGCAGCGCCTCGCGGGCGACCGCGTCCCCGCCCTCGTGGAGATCCGCGGCGAGGTCTTCTTCCCCATGGAGAAGTTCGAGGAGCTCAACGCCCGCCTCGTCGAGGCGGGCGACAAGCCCTTCGCCAACCCCCGCAACGCGGCGGCGGGTTCGCTGCGCCAGAAGGACCCGCGCGTCACCGCCACCCGGCCGCTGCACATGGTGGTGCACGGCATCGGCGCTCGCGAGGGCCTCGACATCGACTGCCTCAGCCACGCCTATGAGCTGCTGCACGAGTGGGGCCTGCCCACCGCCAAGCACAACAAGGTGGTCGAGGGACTCGAAGGCGTCCGTGACTTCATCACGTACTTCGGGGAGAACCGCCACTCCGTGGAGCACGAGATCGACGGCGTCGTCGTCAAGCTCGACGAGATCCCGCTGCAGGGCCGCCTCGGCTCCACCTCGCGCGCGCCGCGCTGGGCCATCGCGTGGAAGTACGCGCCCGAGGAGGTCAACACCAAGCTGATCAACATCCGCGTCGGCGTCGGCCGCACCGGCCGCGTCACGCCGTACGCGCAGGTGGAACCCGTCACCGTCGCAGGATCCGAGGTCGAGTTCGCCACCCTGCACAACCAGGACGTGGTGAAGAAGAAGGGCGTCTTCATCGGGGACACGGTCGTCATCCGCAAGGCCGGAGACGTCATCCCGGAGATCCTCGGCCCCGTCGTCGACCTGCGGGATGGCACCGAGCGGGAGTTCGTGATGCCCGCCGAGTGCCCCGAGTGCGGCACGGCGCTGCGCCCCATGAAGGAGGGCGACATCGACCTCCGCTGCCCCAACGCCCAGTCGTGCCCCGCCCAGTTGCGTGAACGTCTCTTCTACCTCGCGGGCCGCAAGTCCCTGGACATCGAGAACTTCGGGTACGTCGCCGCGGCCGCCCTGACCAGGCCGCTGGAGCCCGCCGAACCGCCGATCCTCGACGAGGGCGACATCTTCGACCTGAAGGTCGAAGAGCTCCTCCCCATCAAGTCCTACGTACTCGACCAGGACTCGGGCCTGCCCAAGCGCGACCCCAAGACCGGCGAGGAGAAGGTCGTCACCTTCTTCGCCAACCAGAAGGGCGAGGCGAAGAAGAACACCCTGGCCATGCTGGAGAACATCGCGGCGGCCAAGGAGCGCCCCCTCGCCCGCGTCCTCACGGGCCTCTCGATCCGGCACGTCGGCCCGGTGGCCGCCGAGGCGCTGGCCCGCGAGTTCCGTTCCATCGACCGCATCGATCAGGCCACCGAGGAGGAGTTGGCCGCGGTGGAGGGCGTCGGCTCGACCATCGCGGCCTCCCTCAAACAGTGGTTCGCCGAGGACTGGCACCGGGAGATCCTGCGCAAATGGCGGGAGGCCGGCGTGCGCATGGAGGAGGAGTCGAGCGGCGAGGACGAGGGTCCGCGCCCGCTCGCGGGCCTCACCGTCGTCGTCACGGGAACGCTCGAACACCACACCCGGGATGGCGCAAAAGAGGCCCTGCAGAGCCGGGGAGCCAAGGTGACCGGTTCCGTTTCCAAGAAGACCTCCTTCGTCGTCGTCGGCGACAACCCCGGGTCGAAGTACGACAAGGCCATGCAGGTGAAGGTTCCGGTTCTCAACGAGGAAGGGTTCTCTGTCCTGCTCGAACAAGGACCGGACGCGGCGCGGGAAGTCGCGCTTCCGACCGAGGAGTAG
- a CDS encoding methionine synthase, with protein sequence MSDAFTRCAATGIGSMPGGDAREAAKTVTGSFEGPEQGMPYLAELPARGPGADMIGRTAGLLVDLYARVEPSGWRVGDRPGRDTRRAKAWLGEDLDALEEFTQGYQGPLKVQAVGPWTLAAALELRNGEAALSDPGACRDLAGSLAEGLRAHLADVRRRVPGAQVVLQLDEPSLIAVLRGRIKTASEYRTHRAVDRQLVESTLRDVLAVHGDGGGDGATVVHSCAPDVPFALLRRAGADAVSFDFDLLTERDDEVIGEAVEGGTRLFAGVVPGVDGRLSDPAGSVMGVRTLWRRLGLNPGTLAESVVVTPSCGLAGASPAYARAALAHCARAARSLADNPE encoded by the coding sequence ATGAGCGACGCGTTCACCCGGTGCGCCGCCACCGGCATCGGCTCCATGCCCGGCGGGGACGCCCGCGAGGCCGCGAAGACCGTCACCGGCAGCTTCGAGGGGCCCGAGCAGGGCATGCCGTACCTCGCCGAGCTGCCCGCGCGCGGCCCCGGCGCCGACATGATCGGCCGCACCGCCGGGCTCCTCGTCGACCTGTACGCGCGCGTGGAGCCCAGCGGCTGGCGCGTCGGCGACCGCCCGGGCCGCGACACCCGGCGGGCCAAGGCGTGGCTCGGCGAGGACCTCGACGCCCTGGAGGAGTTCACCCAGGGGTACCAGGGCCCGCTGAAGGTCCAGGCCGTCGGCCCCTGGACGCTTGCCGCGGCCCTGGAGCTCAGGAACGGCGAGGCGGCGCTCTCCGACCCCGGCGCCTGCCGCGACCTCGCGGGATCCCTCGCCGAAGGCCTGCGCGCGCACCTCGCGGACGTCCGCCGCAGGGTGCCCGGCGCCCAGGTGGTCCTGCAGCTCGACGAGCCCTCGCTGATCGCCGTGCTGCGCGGCCGGATCAAGACCGCCAGCGAGTACCGCACCCACCGCGCCGTGGACCGGCAGCTCGTCGAGAGCACACTGCGGGACGTCCTCGCCGTCCACGGCGACGGTGGTGGTGACGGCGCCACGGTCGTCCACTCCTGCGCGCCCGACGTGCCGTTCGCGCTGCTGCGCCGAGCCGGGGCCGACGCGGTCTCCTTCGACTTCGATCTGCTCACCGAGCGTGACGACGAAGTGATCGGTGAGGCGGTCGAGGGCGGTACGCGGCTCTTCGCCGGTGTCGTGCCGGGCGTGGACGGCCGATTGTCAGACCCTGCCGGTAGCGTCATGGGTGTCAGGACGTTGTGGCGCAGGCTGGGGCTGAATCCGGGGACACTCGCGGAGTCGGTCGTGGTCACCCCGTCGTGCGGGCTCGCGGGCGCATCACCCGCGTATGCGCGTGCGGCGCTCGCCCACTGCGCCAGGGCGGCGAGATCGCTCGCAGACAACCCTGAGTAA
- a CDS encoding SDR family oxidoreductase, which translates to MAGMATHVITGAGSGIGAAVARRLHTRGDDLVLHARDAGRAKELAAEFPGASTLVGDLSDPDKLSWAFGHQSLPSRVDSLLHIAGVVDLGRVGDLTPKAWRHQLNVNLIAPAELTRHFLPQLRLAQGHVVFVNSGAGLSAGPEWSAYAASKHGLKALADSLRQEEHGNGVRVTSVYPGRTASAMQVKVHQQEGKEYDASRWIDPESVATTIVMALDLPRDAEVNDLTVRPGR; encoded by the coding sequence ATGGCGGGTATGGCAACACATGTGATCACCGGGGCCGGCTCCGGCATCGGCGCGGCCGTGGCCCGCCGCCTCCACACCCGCGGCGACGACCTCGTCCTGCACGCGCGGGACGCGGGCCGCGCCAAAGAGCTCGCCGCCGAGTTCCCCGGCGCGAGCACCCTCGTCGGAGACCTCTCCGACCCCGACAAGCTGTCCTGGGCCTTCGGGCACCAGTCGCTGCCCTCGCGCGTGGACTCCCTGCTGCACATCGCGGGCGTCGTCGACCTCGGCCGGGTCGGCGACCTCACCCCCAAGGCCTGGCGCCACCAGCTCAACGTCAACCTCATCGCCCCCGCCGAGCTGACCCGCCACTTCCTGCCCCAACTCCGGCTCGCCCAGGGGCATGTCGTTTTCGTCAACTCCGGTGCCGGCCTCAGCGCCGGCCCCGAGTGGTCCGCGTACGCCGCCTCCAAGCACGGCCTGAAGGCCCTCGCCGACTCGCTGCGCCAGGAGGAGCACGGCAACGGCGTCCGCGTCACCTCCGTCTACCCCGGCCGCACGGCGAGCGCCATGCAGGTCAAGGTCCACCAGCAGGAGGGCAAGGAGTACGACGCGTCCCGCTGGATCGACCCCGAGTCGGTCGCCACGACGATCGTCATGGCCCTCGACCTGCCCCGCGACGCGGAGGTCAACGACCTGACGGTGCGGCCGGGACGATGA
- a CDS encoding TIGR00730 family Rossman fold protein produces MNICVFLSAADLDDRYTRPAREFAELLGKGGHTLVWGGSESGLMKVVADGVDAAGGRLVGVSVDFLAAKARQVVEPHEMVIARDLAERKALLLEKADAIVIMVGGTGTLDEATEILELKKHGKHTKPVVLLNSEGFYDGLKEQFRRMEDEGFLPLPLTDLVFFAEEPVGALAYLEESAGTQ; encoded by the coding sequence ATGAACATCTGCGTCTTCCTCTCCGCCGCCGACCTCGACGACCGCTACACCCGCCCGGCCCGCGAATTCGCCGAACTGCTCGGCAAGGGCGGCCACACGCTGGTCTGGGGCGGCTCCGAGAGCGGTCTGATGAAGGTCGTGGCCGACGGCGTGGACGCGGCGGGAGGGCGGCTCGTGGGCGTCTCCGTGGACTTCCTGGCGGCCAAGGCCCGGCAGGTCGTGGAGCCCCACGAGATGGTGATCGCGCGCGACCTCGCCGAGCGCAAGGCGCTGCTCCTGGAGAAGGCCGACGCGATCGTGATCATGGTGGGCGGCACCGGCACGCTCGACGAGGCCACCGAGATCCTGGAGCTGAAGAAGCACGGCAAGCACACCAAGCCGGTGGTGCTGCTGAACTCCGAGGGCTTCTACGACGGCCTCAAGGAGCAGTTCCGCCGCATGGAGGACGAGGGTTTCCTGCCCCTCCCGCTCACCGACCTCGTCTTTTTCGCGGAGGAGCCCGTCGGCGCGCTGGCCTACCTGGAGGAATCCGCGGGCACCCAGTGA
- a CDS encoding DUF427 domain-containing protein: protein MTNGHQITVEQGTDHVRVVHDGQVVAESSRPVLLRETGYPVRHYLPPEDVRTDLLTPSETTTYCPFKGTASYWSLPGAADTVWAYPVPKAAVAGIKDHFCFYEAEVTEA, encoded by the coding sequence ATGACCAACGGGCATCAGATCACCGTCGAGCAGGGCACGGACCACGTGCGCGTGGTGCACGACGGGCAGGTCGTGGCGGAGAGCAGCCGCCCCGTGCTGCTGCGCGAGACGGGCTACCCCGTCCGGCACTACCTCCCCCCGGAGGACGTCCGCACGGACCTGCTGACCCCGTCGGAGACCACCACGTACTGCCCCTTCAAGGGAACGGCTTCCTACTGGTCGCTGCCGGGGGCGGCGGACACGGTGTGGGCGTACCCGGTGCCGAAGGCGGCCGTGGCCGGGATCAAGGACCACTTCTGCTTCTACGAAGCAGAAGTCACGGAAGCGTAG
- a CDS encoding GlxA family transcriptional regulator: MNLNGLGDRDGAHRVVVIALDGAYAFELGIPSRVFGNALNDRGEPLYDVVVCTVDGRPVRTDSGFTVTAEHGPEALDTADTVVITPTRSFDRGMTGEELPEPVAAALRRIRPGTRIVSFCNASFVLAAAGLLDGRPATTHWHVARDFQRSFPRIKVDADVLFVDDGDVLTAAGVAAGIDLCLHVVRRDHGAAVANHVARVCVVPPWRDGGQAQYIERPVPEPTLATTAATRAWALERLQEPLPLGELAAHARMSLRTFTRRFQEEVGMSPGRWLTAQRIELARQLLESSDLPVDVVAHRSGFGTGNSLRQHMRAVLGVSPVAYRRTFTAAS, encoded by the coding sequence ATGAACCTGAATGGCCTGGGCGACCGCGACGGCGCGCACCGCGTGGTCGTCATCGCGCTGGACGGCGCGTACGCCTTCGAGCTCGGCATCCCCTCCCGCGTCTTCGGCAACGCGCTGAACGACCGCGGAGAGCCGCTCTACGACGTCGTCGTCTGCACGGTGGACGGCCGCCCGGTGCGCACGGACTCCGGGTTCACGGTGACGGCCGAGCACGGGCCCGAGGCCCTCGACACGGCGGACACCGTGGTGATCACGCCGACCCGCAGCTTCGACCGGGGGATGACGGGCGAGGAACTTCCGGAGCCGGTGGCCGCGGCCCTGCGCAGGATCAGGCCCGGCACCCGCATCGTGTCCTTCTGCAACGCCTCGTTCGTCCTCGCGGCCGCCGGCCTCCTCGACGGGCGCCCCGCGACGACGCACTGGCACGTCGCCCGCGACTTCCAGCGCTCCTTCCCCAGGATCAAGGTCGACGCGGACGTGCTCTTCGTGGACGACGGCGACGTGCTGACCGCGGCGGGCGTCGCGGCCGGCATCGACCTCTGCCTCCACGTCGTACGGCGCGACCACGGTGCCGCCGTCGCCAACCACGTAGCGCGCGTGTGCGTCGTACCGCCGTGGCGCGACGGCGGCCAGGCGCAGTACATCGAGCGGCCCGTCCCCGAGCCCACGCTCGCCACGACGGCCGCCACGCGCGCGTGGGCCCTCGAACGGCTCCAGGAACCGCTGCCCCTCGGCGAACTGGCCGCCCACGCGCGCATGAGCCTGCGCACCTTCACCCGCCGCTTCCAGGAAGAGGTCGGCATGTCGCCCGGCCGGTGGCTGACCGCGCAGCGCATCGAACTCGCGCGGCAGCTCCTGGAGTCCAGCGACCTGCCGGTGGACGTGGTCGCCCACCGGTCCGGCTTCGGCACCGGCAACTCACTGCGCCAGCACATGCGGGCCGTGCTCGGCGTCTCGCCTGTCGCCTACCGGCGGACGTTCACCGCTGCGTCGTGA
- a CDS encoding NADP-dependent oxidoreductase encodes MRAVSPRAWGAPENLVPVEVDRPEPGLTEILVRVHAAGVNPVDWKTRAEGAFGTWGDTPILGYDVSGVVEEVGPGVTLYQPGDAVFGMPRFPEQTGGYAEFVAAPARRFAPKPASLSHVEAAALPLAALTAWQGLIETAGLRAGQRVLIHAAAGGVGHLAVQIAKAHGAYVIGTARADKHDFLRSLGADELIDYTATDFSEAVRDVDVVLDGVGGVYGDRSLPVLRRGGHLVTLPDPGGLPDPGRAAELGVHAGWTIVEPDRLGLLEIARLVDEGKLRVEVDTVLPLEEAAKAHAYGEQGRTQGKIVLKVA; translated from the coding sequence ATGCGTGCCGTCAGCCCCCGCGCGTGGGGTGCCCCCGAGAACCTCGTCCCGGTGGAGGTGGACCGCCCCGAGCCCGGCCTGACCGAGATCCTGGTCCGCGTCCACGCGGCGGGCGTGAATCCCGTCGACTGGAAGACCCGCGCGGAGGGCGCGTTCGGCACCTGGGGCGACACCCCGATCCTCGGCTACGACGTGTCGGGCGTGGTCGAGGAGGTCGGCCCCGGCGTAACCCTCTACCAGCCGGGTGACGCGGTGTTCGGCATGCCCCGCTTCCCCGAACAGACGGGCGGCTACGCGGAGTTCGTGGCGGCCCCGGCCCGCCGCTTCGCGCCCAAGCCGGCAAGCCTCTCCCACGTAGAAGCCGCCGCGCTCCCCCTCGCCGCGCTCACCGCCTGGCAGGGCCTGATCGAGACGGCGGGGCTGCGCGCCGGGCAGCGCGTGCTGATCCACGCGGCCGCGGGCGGCGTGGGCCACCTCGCCGTGCAGATCGCCAAGGCGCACGGCGCGTACGTCATCGGCACCGCCCGCGCGGACAAGCACGACTTCCTGCGCTCGCTGGGTGCGGACGAGCTGATCGACTACACGGCGACGGACTTCTCCGAGGCCGTGCGGGACGTGGACGTGGTCCTGGACGGCGTGGGCGGCGTCTACGGAGACCGCTCCCTGCCCGTCCTGCGGCGCGGCGGCCACCTGGTGACCCTGCCCGACCCGGGCGGCCTGCCGGACCCGGGGCGGGCGGCTGAGCTCGGCGTGCACGCCGGGTGGACGATCGTCGAGCCCGACCGTCTGGGCCTGCTTGAGATCGCGCGCCTGGTCGACGAGGGCAAGCTCCGCGTCGAGGTGGACACGGTGCTGCCCCTGGAGGAGGCCGCAAAGGCGCACGCGTACGGGGAACAGGGCCGCACCCAGGGCAAGATCGTGCTCAAGGTCGCGTAA
- the mnmA gene encoding tRNA 2-thiouridine(34) synthase MnmA — protein MTLTETHETPQGAQRPLRVLAAMSGGVDSAVAAARAAEAGHDVTGVHLALSANPQSFRTGARGCCTIEDSRDARRAADVIGIPFYVWDLADRFREDVVEDFIAEYEAGRTPNPCLRCNEKIKFAALLDKALALGFDAVVTGHYAQVIVREDGTRELHRASDMAKDQSYVLGVLDDRQLAHAMFPLGDTVTTKEEIRAEAEERGLAVAKKPDSHDICFIADGDTQGFLANRLGKAEGDIVDESGAVLGTHEGAYGYTIGQRKGLRIGTPAADGKPRYVLDISPVNNTVTVGPAAALDVTALTAIKPRWCGAAPSGPGTYTAQLRAHGGETEVNAELVDGTLNVSFTEPVRGVAPGQAIVLYDGTRVVGSATIATTERATAGV, from the coding sequence ATGACTTTGACCGAGACCCACGAGACCCCGCAGGGTGCCCAGCGCCCCCTCCGCGTCCTTGCCGCCATGTCCGGCGGTGTGGACTCCGCCGTCGCAGCCGCCCGCGCCGCCGAAGCCGGGCACGACGTGACGGGAGTGCACCTCGCGCTCTCGGCGAACCCCCAGTCCTTCCGCACGGGCGCGCGGGGCTGTTGCACCATCGAGGACTCCCGCGACGCCCGCCGCGCGGCGGACGTCATCGGCATCCCGTTCTACGTGTGGGACCTCGCCGACCGCTTCCGCGAGGACGTGGTGGAGGACTTCATCGCGGAGTACGAGGCGGGCCGCACCCCCAACCCGTGCCTGCGCTGCAACGAGAAGATCAAGTTCGCCGCGCTCCTCGACAAGGCGCTCGCCCTCGGCTTCGACGCGGTCGTCACGGGTCACTACGCGCAGGTGATCGTCCGCGAGGACGGCACGCGCGAGCTGCACCGCGCCTCAGACATGGCCAAGGACCAGAGCTACGTCCTCGGTGTCCTGGACGACCGCCAGCTCGCCCACGCGATGTTCCCCCTGGGGGACACGGTCACCACCAAGGAGGAGATCCGCGCGGAGGCCGAGGAGCGCGGTCTGGCCGTCGCCAAGAAGCCCGACAGCCACGACATCTGCTTCATCGCCGACGGCGACACCCAGGGCTTCCTCGCCAACCGCCTCGGCAAGGCGGAGGGCGACATCGTGGACGAGTCCGGGGCGGTCCTCGGCACGCACGAGGGCGCCTACGGCTACACGATCGGCCAGCGCAAGGGCCTCCGCATCGGCACCCCCGCCGCCGACGGCAAGCCGCGCTACGTCCTGGACATCTCGCCGGTGAACAACACGGTGACGGTCGGCCCGGCGGCGGCCCTGGACGTCACGGCCCTGACGGCCATCAAGCCCCGCTGGTGCGGCGCCGCCCCGTCCGGCCCCGGCACGTACACGGCGCAGCTGCGGGCCCACGGCGGCGAGACGGAGGTGAACGCCGAGCTTGTCGACGGCACCCTGAACGTCTCCTTCACCGAGCCCGTACGCGGCGTCGCCCCCGGCCAGGCGATCGTGCTGTACGACGGCACGCGCGTGGTCGGCTCGGCGACGATCGCGACGACGGAACGGGCGACGGCGGGGGTGTAG
- a CDS encoding N-acetylmuramoyl-L-alanine amidase codes for MGEPREDGQGQRGINRRTLLIGGAAAAAGTVVLARDELGRLWWRMPGVVKKRKEGEVDAPGVQWIAASDYNWRRADRPDDYEIDRVVIHVVQGGYQTALRVFKDPGHGAAAHYVVRKDGHIAQMIRELDVAFHAGNKSWNERSIGIEHEGFVDKKSSFTGPMYAASARLTAGICRRYDIPVDREHIVGHVEVPGTDHTDPGPYWDWDRYLRLVREERDKPAPKRSATPTKKA; via the coding sequence ATGGGGGAACCTCGGGAGGATGGGCAGGGGCAGCGGGGCATCAATCGGCGCACCCTGCTGATCGGCGGCGCGGCGGCGGCCGCCGGCACCGTCGTGCTCGCGCGGGACGAGCTCGGCAGGCTGTGGTGGCGGATGCCCGGCGTGGTGAAGAAGCGCAAGGAGGGCGAGGTCGACGCCCCGGGCGTGCAGTGGATCGCCGCGTCGGACTACAACTGGCGCCGCGCGGACCGCCCCGACGACTACGAGATCGACCGCGTCGTCATCCACGTCGTCCAGGGCGGGTACCAGACGGCGCTGCGCGTCTTCAAGGACCCGGGCCACGGCGCCGCCGCGCACTACGTGGTGCGCAAGGACGGCCACATAGCCCAGATGATCCGCGAGCTGGACGTGGCGTTCCACGCGGGCAACAAGAGCTGGAACGAACGCAGCATCGGCATCGAGCACGAAGGCTTCGTCGACAAGAAGTCGTCCTTTACCGGCCCGATGTACGCGGCGTCGGCGCGGCTCACCGCCGGGATCTGCCGGCGGTACGACATCCCGGTGGACCGCGAGCACATCGTGGGCCACGTGGAGGTGCCCGGCACGGACCACACGGACCCGGGGCCCTACTGGGACTGGGACCGGTATCTGCGCCTGGTCCGGGAGGAGCGGGACAAGCCGGCCCCCAAGCGCTCCGCGACACCCACCAAGAAGGCCTAG
- a CDS encoding cysteine desulfurase family protein, which produces MAYLDHAATTPMLPEAIAAMTAQIAVTGNASSLHAAGRRARRTVEEARETLAESLGARPSETVFTSGGTEADNLAVKGLYWARRDAEPARTRLLASPVEHHAVLDAVHWLGEHEGATVEYLPVDTHGRVHPEALREAIGRNPDDVALATVMWANNEIGTIQPIRELADVAQEFGVPLHADAVQAYGQIPVDFAASGLAAMTVSSHKIGGPYGIGALLLGREYSPVPVLHGGGQERHVRSGTLDVPAIAAFAVAGEHAAAHRERFAAEIGALRDDLVAAVRAAVPEAILGGDPYPDGRLPANAHFTFPGCEGDSLLLLLDAQGIECSTGSACTAGIAQPSHVLLATGTDPDLARGTLRFSLGHTSTKADVDAVAAAIGPAVDRARTAGLS; this is translated from the coding sequence ATGGCCTACCTCGACCACGCAGCGACCACTCCGATGCTCCCGGAGGCGATCGCGGCGATGACCGCGCAGATCGCCGTCACCGGCAACGCCTCCTCGCTGCACGCGGCGGGGCGGCGGGCGCGACGCACCGTCGAGGAGGCCCGCGAGACGCTCGCCGAGTCGCTCGGCGCCCGACCCAGCGAAACCGTCTTCACCTCCGGCGGCACCGAGGCGGACAACCTCGCCGTCAAGGGGCTCTACTGGGCGCGGCGCGACGCCGAACCGGCCCGCACCCGACTCCTCGCCAGCCCCGTCGAGCACCACGCCGTCCTCGACGCCGTGCACTGGCTCGGCGAGCACGAGGGCGCCACCGTCGAGTACCTCCCGGTCGACACGCACGGCCGCGTGCACCCCGAAGCCCTGCGCGAAGCCATCGGGCGCAACCCCGACGACGTCGCCCTGGCCACCGTCATGTGGGCCAACAACGAGATCGGCACGATCCAGCCCATCCGCGAACTGGCCGACGTCGCCCAGGAGTTCGGCGTCCCGCTGCACGCCGACGCCGTCCAGGCCTACGGCCAGATCCCCGTCGACTTCGCCGCCTCCGGCCTCGCCGCCATGACCGTTTCCAGCCACAAGATCGGCGGGCCCTACGGCATCGGCGCGCTGCTCCTCGGCCGTGAGTACAGCCCCGTGCCCGTGCTGCACGGCGGCGGCCAGGAGCGGCACGTGCGCTCCGGGACGCTGGACGTGCCCGCCATCGCGGCGTTCGCCGTCGCGGGAGAGCACGCCGCAGCCCACCGCGAGCGGTTCGCCGCCGAGATCGGCGCGCTCCGCGACGATCTCGTGGCCGCCGTCCGCGCCGCGGTCCCCGAGGCGATCCTCGGCGGCGACCCCTACCCGGACGGCAGGCTGCCCGCCAACGCGCACTTCACGTTCCCCGGCTGCGAAGGCGACTCCCTCCTCCTGCTCCTCGACGCACAGGGCATCGAGTGCTCCACCGGCTCCGCGTGCACGGCGGGCATCGCCCAGCCCAGCCACGTCCTGCTCGCCACCGGCACCGACCCCGACCTCGCCCGCGGCACCCTCCGCTTCTCGCTCGGCCATACGTCGACGAAGGCGGACGTCGACGCGGTGGCGGCGGCGATCGGCCCGGCGGTGGACCGGGCGAGGACGGCGGGCCTGAGCTAG
- a CDS encoding TetR family transcriptional regulator, with product MSHTLGVRQAQKQKTRQALLDAALQLLEEQSLSSLGLREVTRAVGVAPTAFYRHFRDTADLGVTLVEETLGSLHTTLTAMLASERGDSEQRIAGTVELIAGYVRAHPAHVRFIARERHGGVRAVRDAIGAQLALFAKEVAGQFAQEPPTSRWAEDDLLMLAGMYVDHMVMTASAFLDAGPGTAEEARVADVARRQLRLVGLGREHWADGR from the coding sequence ATGAGTCACACTCTCGGCGTCCGGCAGGCCCAGAAGCAGAAGACCCGGCAGGCGCTCCTCGACGCGGCCCTCCAGCTGCTCGAGGAGCAGAGCCTCAGCAGCCTGGGCCTGCGCGAGGTCACCCGCGCCGTCGGCGTCGCCCCCACCGCCTTCTACCGGCACTTCCGCGACACCGCCGACCTGGGCGTGACCCTGGTCGAGGAGACCCTCGGCAGCCTGCACACGACGCTCACCGCGATGCTGGCCTCGGAGCGGGGCGACAGCGAGCAGCGCATCGCGGGCACGGTCGAGCTGATAGCCGGATACGTCCGGGCCCACCCCGCCCACGTCCGTTTCATCGCCCGCGAGCGGCACGGGGGCGTGCGCGCGGTGCGGGACGCGATCGGCGCCCAACTCGCCCTGTTCGCCAAGGAGGTGGCGGGCCAGTTCGCCCAGGAGCCGCCGACGTCGCGGTGGGCCGAGGACGACCTGCTGATGCTGGCGGGCATGTACGTGGACCACATGGTCATGACCGCGTCGGCGTTCCTGGACGCGGGCCCCGGGACGGCGGAGGAGGCGCGGGTCGCGGACGTCGCCCGCAGACAGCTGCGCCTGGTGGGCCTGGGCCGCGAACACTGGGCGGACGGGCGCTGA